CTTTATTCATTTTCTGTGTTATGAGTGGTTGAATATTAAGAATTCAGAGGATATATAACAAGAAAGACAACGATAATGCAAAATACTTTGTCTTTGGCAACTATAAGTTTTTCTGTTGGGCTTTTGGCCTTCTCTAATTCCTATTGTTGCTGGTGTACTTGATAACCAACTAACCATGATAAACCAAAATGATAAACTAACCTTGCAGGTCAatgcagaaaaagaaaataaacctTACGAATTGAAACCATACAaaactatttttcatttataatgtcTATTTTACTGTTTAGATTTTTTGTAATTCATACATGTATTAATTTTTAGCTACTAATGTCCTATTCTCTCCCCCTTCAGGCAAGCTCGTCTGCAGTTTTGGCTAATTCCAAGGTACTTGACCACTTCGTCAATATGGGATTTTCTAGAGAAATGGTTTCTAAAGTAATTCAGGAATATGGTAAAGCATTTCTTTACTCTATTTAAATATAGATTTGATTCATAAAGTTCACAAATAAATATTGCTCTGATGAATATCCaggtgaagaaaatgaagataaaCTACTTGAAGAACTTCTCTCATACAAGGTGAGTTGATGTTTTCATAAGTCTCGAGCATTGTTGTGAGCTTGTCTCTTTGAGCTATTATTGAATTATAACCAATTTTCTTTCTGTAGTTGTGTTGCctcattttttctaaattaataaaCAGCTCCATTTCCATATCGTCGAGTCATTAGCatcttacaatatatataatgaattgtGAATCATTGTTGGTTTTCATGGgtagttattttttttgggcCATCCTGTCTAATCTGGAGAGGGTGAGCCTTGTAGCATGGTTAGGGTTGCTATCTTGCGACTTGGAGGCCACAAGTTATTAGGATTTCTAGGCTTAGGTTTGGTCTTGGATCATTTCAATGACACATTTGCATTCCATGGGCCTACTGCTTTTATGTCATGACTTTGTCAACATAACTTATAATTGCTTATTGTATAATTTCATAGTCAATTCAGCGATATCTATGAGGAAGAGCATTTTATTAACATCAAATTTAGCATTTACattcttaataaatttgttttatctGAACAATTGAATTTGGTATGATCCTATAACTTTTATCATGTATCTGACTATAACTTTTGTTTTCTTGCAGAAATGCAAGACCAAAGCTGACATTTGCTCTTTTCATGGAAATTTTTGTGCTTTCTCTGTTAGGGTAAGGACAATGCATGCTGCTACAATTCTACACCATAGGGAAGtaatcaaaacttgatttgtctAACCTTAAAATATTTCAGGGTTAGTGTGACTCTTAATATGTACTTTGCAAGCCTGAACTACACAAATCCGACATTTGTTGCTTCCATGGTCAACACCATAGCTTCCCTTACCTTCATCATTGCAGTGGCACCCGGGTTTGCTTAATTCTTTATCTGCACGAATTTGGACTTTTCAAACACAAgtcattatatttaattttttttatctgattCTTAAAAGAGTTGAGTTAAATGTAGGTTTGAGGTTCTTGATCTTCAACATCCTCGTGGTATAGCAAAAGTTATTGGGACCATGATCTCCTTAGCTGGTGTTTTGATCATGACACTTTACAAAGGACCAGTTATGAGAAATCTATGGCATCCTCTAATCCATATTCCAGGGAAAAGTGCTGCTATAAATGAAGACTGGTTAAAGGGTTCAATTCTTACGGTTTCAAGTTGTGTTACATGGTCTGTATGGTACATTATGTAGGTTTTCACCTAAACTCAGTCATAACTATCAGAAATTttgtgtacattttttttttccatgcataaagaaaaagtaaatttcaatataaaaatacataggTTATGTAGTGGTTTGGTACTTTGGTTTCTATTCTTATTTCAGCTCTTGCTTCTGTAACTTGAAGTAATTACAATTCTTATAACACGTGATTGTGGAAATTCAGGCACCCACTTTGAAAAGATACCCTGCCCAACTCTCACTCACCACATGGATGTGTTTTGTTGGAGCAGCACAATCTGCTGCTTTCACAGTTATAGTAGAATACAACTCTTCAGCATGGGCTATGGGGCTGAACGTTGACTTGTGGTCCCCAATATATTGTGTTAAGTATAATAATGAGCTTATAAAGTCTACAATTTTTTGTTCcatacaaaagaaaaagtacAAAATCCAGAGTTCTAACATAACACAATCATTGTAATGGCAGGGAGTTGTCGTTGCTGGTTTGACAATCTACATTCAACTATGGTGCACTGAGAAAAAAGGGCCAGTTTTTGTCACAAAGTTTAACCCTCTTTCTACGATATTAGAGGCAATTCTAGCCTACTTTGTCTTTGGAGAGAAGCTTTATTTGGGCAGGTAATAATCGATGCctcataattttgaaatttcttttcaaagttACATAGCATGAAATGCGGATAAATCTAgttttaacatgatttttttttacatctctCTTAAGACTGCCATATACTCattatataactatttttcatgtctccaaaataaaacattattatCCTAACAACTAGGAATATTTAGCTAATTGACAATTTTTTGTCTTAGCACtatcattttattcttttaactgAAAAAAAGAATGGGTACAATCTAGAATGTGCgtttgataataattaattagtgtgtCATGGTGGTAGCACAAGTTTTAAATTGAGCTTCAGCACCATAAGAAAGAAATTGGAAcattaaaaatggaaaaagataATCTCAATAAGAAGGTTTCTGAGGTATTTTCTTATCAAACCTtgaccaaaaaaaatttataatgtattaCTGTGTGTTTGGTCtacattatttttctattttttttttctgtttttttcagTTGCTTGAAAGGAGTAAAAATGTTGATGTTGAGGATTATGATCGAGTGAAGAAACTTGCTAGAGAAATCCAGgttgtttattttaagaatattcaGGCATCTCTCAACCTTGAAGTTGTCTAGCACAGTTTATCATTTAATACATGTTTGGTGTTCCTTTTCGCATACATAAAATCTGTTATCGAAAGTTGGCTTGTTTAGTAATTTAAGATTACTTGGTTATCAAACTTGCGttctaaataaaatcattttgagACAATTGCGTTCTGCACTTCCAGAATTGCTTCTAGAATGATAATTCTGAAACCAATGTGTGaagtgcaaaaaaaataaatcctcATTTTGATAAAGCTAAAAATCCTTCTTTGTGTTGCATGGCCCATCTTTAGAGCTCACTCCTCACGTCTTCCCCCAATTACTTGAcattatgctgcaaatattagTTGATGGTCCATGCAAATCAGAAAATCTTggctgtttttctttttttaaaaaataaaaaatctggtAAGAAAAGTTTAAGTAGAAAGGAAGAATTGGAGTATTTTTTAGGAGGGATGCGAAATGATACCCACACGTCTCAAGATCGAGATCATTTTGTCTATATATATACcgtgatatttatatattatatcctAAAACATAATGTTGGTAGTGAGAGATAGATAcatgtaagaaaaaatatttaaatcatttattCTTTTATGAACTTTTTGGTTCTGGAGTTATAATTTGTCAaccttttatattatttctttcataaatgtctatttatgaataatcaatttacatggaaaaaaaaattcttaatcttTTTTAGAGTTCTTTGTATAGGAGGACTTTTCATCTCTTGATTAATCTCTCTTAGGTAAGTAAAGAAGGAGGAGATATTAGCTTACTAAATAAGTGGAAGAAGGTAGAGAACATATAATTCCATTCccaaaaattataactatatttGGAATACCAATAGAGCTAAAAATCAGATCGAGCAGTTTTGAAATTTGCAAGAAACTTCAAGTTTTCGTAGATAGATAGATACACACTCACAGAAAAAGATAACATTGTTAGATTTCTATTTATTGCATGTACTCAATTTGAAGTGAGTTGTCAGTATCTTTTCTTGAATTTATTATCTTTATACTTTATCTCATCGGGATAAACTAAGAGAGAGGGATGCTCGGATTGAGGAACTTGGTAAAAGTCTATCAGAAAAGCAGGATTCTGTTTCATGCCTAGAGAAAGATCTTCCAAACTGCCGATTGGAGCTAGCAGAGA
Above is a window of Glycine soja cultivar W05 chromosome 12, ASM419377v2, whole genome shotgun sequence DNA encoding:
- the LOC114379994 gene encoding nuclear-pore anchor-like isoform X2 gives rise to the protein MEKDNLNKKVSELLERSKNVDVEDYDRVKKLAREIQDKLRERDARIEELGKSLSEKQDSVSCLEKDLPNCRLELAETEKRINDILHNEANLKLDSEKHRKLLAQFKRIDVLSRKKEHLGKENQQLSRQLDEIKQGKLLF
- the LOC114379994 gene encoding nuclear-pore anchor-like isoform X1, which encodes MEKDNLNKKVSELLERSKNVDVEDYDRVKKLAREIQDKLRERDARIEELGKSLSEKQDSVSCLEKDLPNCRLELAETEKRINDILHNEANLKLDSEKHRKLLAQFKKRIDVLSRKKEHLGKENQQLSRQLDEIKQGKLLF